The sequence below is a genomic window from Actinomycetes bacterium.
GACGCCGACGGCACCGTGGACGCCGCCGACCTCGAGGTGGCCACCGACCCGCTGGTGGTCGTGGTGGGCGCCGAGGGCGCCGGGCTGTCCCGGCTGGTGGTCCGCGCCTGCGACCTGCTGGTGCGCATCCCGATGGCCAGGGGCAACGAGTCGCTCAACGCAGGGGTCGCGGCCGGCATTGTGCTCTACGAGGTGGCCCGGCACCGCAGCTGAGGCATCGCGGCGATGGTCATGCGAAGGGGCGCTCGTCGGTGGGGGTGAAGGTCAGCCGCAGCGAGGCGGTGTCATCGGACGAGGTGCCGATCCGGGTGCCGAGCACCGCCTGCTCGTCCGGCTTGCGGGTCAGCACGTCGATCAGGTAGCTCTCCACGGCCGCGCTGATCCCCACGTCGTGCCCGGCCTGCTCGGACAGGAACCAGCGGTGCTCGAGCACCTCGTGGAACACCTCGGCCGGCTCCAGCTTGCCGCGCAACCCCCTGGGCACCGCCTGGACGACCGGCTCGAACACCTCGGTGAGCCAGCGGTGCGCGACGATCTCCTCCGACTCCTCACCCAGGCCGGCCCGGAAGGTGTCCAGGTCGTTGAGCAACCGCCGGGCCTGGTTCTCCTGGACGTCGAGCCCGGTCAGCCGCAGCAGCCGACGGCTGTGGTGGCCGGCGTCCACCACCTTGGGCTGCACCGTGATCCGCGGCCCGTCCGACTCGGTGGACACCTGCAGCTCGGCGACGTCGAAGCCCAGCTCGTTCAGCCGCCGGATGTGCGAGTCGACCCGGTGCCGCTCGGCCGGCAGGACGGTCAGCGGGCTGGTGAGCTCGTTCCACAAGCCGACGTAACGCTGCGAGACGGCGTCCGCGGTGTGCATCGGGTCGATCGTCTCGTGCAGCATCCCACCGGCCTGCAGGTCGAGCAGCTCGCCGTAGATGTTGACCCTGGCCACCTCGAGGTCGTTCCCCCGCTGCCCGTCGCTGAGCGTCGGGTGCATCTCACCGGTCTCGGCGTCCACGAGATAGGCCGCGAACGCGCCGGCGTCCCGGCGGAACAAGGTGTTGGACAGCGAGCAGTCGTTCCAGGAGAACCCGGCCAGGTGCAGCCGGACGATGAGCAGGCAGAGGGCGTCCAGCAGCCGGTTGGCCGTGTCCGGGCGCAGCGTCGTGGAGAACAGCGCGCGGTAGGGCAGCGAGAACTCCAGGTGCCGGGTGATCAGCGCCGGCTCGAGCGGCTGCCCGTCGGCGGCGAGCCGGCCGGTGACCACCCCGACGGCCTGCACGCTGGGCGCGCCCACCCGCTCGAGGGCGCGCAGCAGCCGGTACTCGTTGCGGGCCGCCCGCTCGGCGACCTCCTTGATCGCGTACACCCGATGGCCGAGCCGGACGAACCGGACGACGTGGCGCGAGATGCCCCGCGGGAGGGCGACCAGCCGGTCGGGCGGCCACTCCTCCAGCGGGACGGGCCACGGCAGGAACAGGATGTCCGGGTCGTCGGGCGCCGCGGTGAAGACCAGGCCCATGGGGTCTACTCTCCGGCCGCGGGCCCTTAGTTCAGCGCCAGGCCATCGGCGGTGGAGAACACGTGCGCGTGGTTCTCCGCGACGCGCACGTGGATGGTGTCGCCCTTGGCCGGGGGCTTGCGCCCGTCGGTGCGGACGATGACCTCCTGCTTGCCCCGCTCGAGCAGGTCGATCTGCCCGTAGACGTACGCGTCGGCGCCGAGCACCTCGACGAGCACCACCTCCACGGGGGCGCCGCTGCCGTCCTCGGTGGTCCGCAGGTCCTCGGGGCGGAAGCCGAGCGTCACCGTCTTCAGGCCCTGCGCCGCCGCCTTCGCCATGACCTCACGCTCCAGCGGCTCGACGTAGCGCGGCATCTGCACGCCGCCCTCGACCAGGGGCGCCTCGATCAGGTTCATCGCCGGGGAGCCGATGAAGCCCGCGACGAAGACGTTGGCCGGCGTGTTGTACAGGTCGGTCGGGGTGCCGACCTGCTGCAAGATGCCGTCCTTGAGCACGGCCACCCGGTCGCCCATCGTCATGGCCTCGGTCTGGTCGTGCGTGACGTAGACCGTGGTGACCCCCAGGCGGCGCTGCAGCGACGCGATCTGGGTGCGGGTCTGGACCCGCAGCTTGGCGTCGAGGTTGGACAGCGGCTCGTCCATGAGGAACACCTGCGGCTCGCGGACGATGGCCCGGCCCATGGCCACCCGCTGCCGCTGACCGCCGGACAGCGCCTTGGGCTTGCGGTCGAGGTACTCCACGAGGTCGAGCAGCTTCGCGGCCTCGCCGACCCGACGCTTGATGTCGTCCTTCGACACCCCCGCGATCTTCAGCGCGAAGCCCATGTTCTCGGCGACCGACATGTGCGGGTACAGCGCGTAGTTCTGGAACACCATCGCGATGTCGCGGTCCTTGGGGGGCAGGTTCGTGACGTCCCTGTCGCCGATGAATACGGCGCCCTCGTTGACGTCCTCGAGCCCCGCGAGCATGCGCAGCGAGGTGGACTTCCCGCAGCCGGACGGGCCGACGAGGACGAGGAACTCGCCGTCGCCGATCGCCAGGTCCAGCTTATCGACGGCCGGGGTGGTGGCACCGGGATAGGTGCGGGTGGCCTTGTCGAAGGTGACCGTAGCCATGAACGAACCCTTCCTTCCACCGGCAGGAACGTGCCGGACGATCCGTTGTGGAGGGACTGCTCCGTGCACCCTAGCCGGGGGCGGAACCTCCGGTGAGGGGAAGTGCCGGATTGCCCGCTCAGGGCGCGGGGGCGATGGTGTAGGTGAGGCTGCTGGCGAACTTCACCGCGGTGTCGTTCAGGGCCGCCTGCGGGTCGGTTCCGTTCACCAGGCAGGCCTTCAGCGCGTCGCCGAGCGGGTACAGCAGGTTGGCGGCGCCCTGCACCGGGGGCAGCGCCTGGGCGGTGAGCAAGATCTTGGCGTACACCGACAGGAACGGGTCGGCGGTGACCAGCGGCTGGGCCAGCACCGAGCTGAGCGAGGGGAGCAGGCCGGCCTGGCTGGTGAGGGCCGCCTGCGCGGCCGCACTGGTGAGGTAGGCGGTCAGCAGCGAGGCGGCGCTGGGCGCCGTCGTCCCGGCGTAGACCGCGACGGCGTCGCCGCCGACCGGGGCCACGCTCTGCCCGGTCGAGCCGGGGGGCAGCGGGACGGCGACGACGCTGTCGGCCGGCCGGCCCCGGGTGAGCAGCGGCAGCGCCGACAGCGAGTCGACGGTCATGGCCAGGACCCCGTCGCTGAACGCGGACCGGACGGCGGTGGCCCGGAACGGGTCCACCTGGGTGACCTGGGCGTCCATCTGGCTGGCCGGCGGCGCGGGGATGCCGACCCGCAGGGTCAGCCCGGCGACCGCCGCCGGCTGGGAGATCAGCACCTGCTTGGTCGACGGGTTCAGCAGCTGGCCGCCGGCGCTGTAGATGAACGGCAGCAGGTGGTAGCCGTCGAAGGAGGTGTCGAAGGCGCGGATGCCGTACGCGGTCAGCGGGCCGGCCGCGGCGACGACGTCCGCCCAGGTCCTCGGCACCGGCAGCTTGGCCCCGGCCAGCAGGGTCTTGTCGACGACCAGGGCCAGGGTGTCCGTCGTCTGCGGCGCCGAGTAGAGCCGGCCGTCGAAGGTGGCCGCCGCCTGGGCCGCCGGCACGATGTCGTCCTGGACGTCGGCGGGCAGCAGGCCGTCCAGCGCCAGCAGGTAGCCCTTGCCGGCGAAGTCGGAGGTCCACTCGGTGGGCAGCCGCAGCACGTCGGGGACGCCGCTCGCGGACTTGGCCGCGGTGTCGAACCGCCCGCGCAGCACCTGGGCGTCCATCGGCTCGTAGCGCACGGTGATCTGCGGGTGCTCGACCTCGAAGTGGTCCAGCAGGGTGCGCATCGCCGCCTCGGTGGCGTGGGAGTCGGGGGCGTCCCACACGACCAGCTGCTGCGCGGCCGGGGACGCCGTCGCGGCGGACGGCCCCGGCCCGGCCGAGGTGGCCGAGCAGGCGGCGGTCAGCACGGCGGCGATCCCGGCCAGCGCGACGGCCCGGAGCCTGCCACCCGGTTCCGCTCCCCGCCTGCCCACCGGCCCACGCTAACAACGATCAGCAGCACCGATCAGCCTCGGGGGTTGCGCAGGGTCCTACAGTGGCCCGCATGCACGTCCGTCTCGCCGACATCGCCGCCCACGCCGGGGTGAGCGAGGCCACGGTGAGCCGCGTGCTCAACGAGAAGCCGGGGGTCACCGCGGACAAGCGGCAGCTGGTGCTCACCGCCCTCGACGTGCTCGGCTACGAGCGGCCGTCCCGGCTGCGCAGGCGCAGCGCCGGCCTGGTCGGCCTGATCGTGCCCGAGCTCACCAACCCGATCTTCCCCGCGTTCGCGCAGGTCATCGAGGCCGAGCTCGCGCAGCGCGGCTACACGCCGGTGCTGTGCACCGAGGCGCCGGGCGGCGCCACCGAGGACGACTTCATCGAGCAGCTGCTCGAGCGGGGGGTCTCCGGGATGGTCTTCGTCTCGGGGCTGCACGCGGACACGGCGGCCGACCACCAGCGGTACCGCCGGCTGATCGAGCGGCGGCTGCCCGTGGTGTTCATCAACGGGCACGTGCCCGACCTGGAGGCGCCGTTCATCTCCGACGACGACGTCGCGGCCATGGAGCTCGCGGTGGGGCACCTGGTGTCGTTGGGGCACCGGGCCATCGGGCTGGCCGTGGGACCCGACCGGTTCGTCCCGGTGATCCGCAAGGTGGACGGCTTCCGGGCCGCGATGCAGGCCAGGCTGAGCCTGTCCGAGCCGGAGATCGACTGCCTGATCGAGCACTCGATGTTCTCGGTGGAGGGCGGCCAGGCCGCGGCCGCCCGGCTGCTCGACGGCGGGGCCACCGCGATCGTGTGCGGGTCGGACATGATGGCGCTGGGGGCCGTGCGAGCGGCCCGCCAGCGCGGCCTGGACGTGCCCGACGACGTGTCAGTGGTCGGCTACGACGACTCCCCGCTCATCGCGTTCACCGACCCGCCGCTGACCACGGTGCGGCAGTCGGTGCCGGCCATGGGCAGCGCCGCCGTCCGGGCCCTGCTCGACGAGATCGGCCACCTGCCCACCCCGCACGCCGAGTACGTGTTCCGCCCCGAGCTCATCGTGCGCGGCTCCACCGGCGCCGCGCCGGACCAAAAGCTCACCATGGTCGGCGACCGGACGGTCACCGGGCGGGCCTGATCCCAGGGCCTACACTCCCGGCTCGTGCACCGATACGACGAAGACACCGACCGGCTGGCGCAGGCGATCCTGGAGTACGCCCGGCACCGGCTGCGGCTGGACCCGGTCCCGCTCGACGGCCCCCGGCCCCACGCCGACCTCTACGCCGAGGTGGGCGAGACGATCACCGCGGCGGGCCTCGGCGGGGACCGGGCGCTCCAGCTGTTCGACGACGTGCTGTCCAAGGCCTGCATCTCGGTCGACCATCCGCGCTACCTGTCCTTCATCCCGGCCGCGCCGACCGAGGCCGCGTCCTTGTTCGACCTCGTCGTCGGGGCGTCGTCCATCTATGGCGGCAGCTGGCTGGAGGGCGCCGGGGCGGTCTTCGCCGAGAACCAGGCGCTGGCCTGGCTGGCCGGCCTCGCGGGGTTCCCCGAGTCGGCCGGCGGGGTGTTCGTCCAGGGCGGCACGCTGGGCAACCTGTCCGCGCTGGTCGCGGCGCGGCACGCGGCCGCGGTCCGCCGAGACGGCGAGCGCCCGGCCCGGTGGCTGGTGGCGTGCAGCGCCGAGGCGCACTCGTCGGTCGCCGCGGCGGCCCGGGTCATGGACGTCGACGTCTTGCTGGTCCCCGGCGACGAGCGCGGCCGGCTGACCGGTGTCGCGCTGGCCGAGACGCTCGACGCGCACGGCGCCGA
It includes:
- a CDS encoding DUF4032 domain-containing protein, with the translated sequence MGLVFTAAPDDPDILFLPWPVPLEEWPPDRLVALPRGISRHVVRFVRLGHRVYAIKEVAERAARNEYRLLRALERVGAPSVQAVGVVTGRLAADGQPLEPALITRHLEFSLPYRALFSTTLRPDTANRLLDALCLLIVRLHLAGFSWNDCSLSNTLFRRDAGAFAAYLVDAETGEMHPTLSDGQRGNDLEVARVNIYGELLDLQAGGMLHETIDPMHTADAVSQRYVGLWNELTSPLTVLPAERHRVDSHIRRLNELGFDVAELQVSTESDGPRITVQPKVVDAGHHSRRLLRLTGLDVQENQARRLLNDLDTFRAGLGEESEEIVAHRWLTEVFEPVVQAVPRGLRGKLEPAEVFHEVLEHRWFLSEQAGHDVGISAAVESYLIDVLTRKPDEQAVLGTRIGTSSDDTASLRLTFTPTDERPFA
- the ugpC gene encoding sn-glycerol-3-phosphate ABC transporter ATP-binding protein UgpC, whose product is MATVTFDKATRTYPGATTPAVDKLDLAIGDGEFLVLVGPSGCGKSTSLRMLAGLEDVNEGAVFIGDRDVTNLPPKDRDIAMVFQNYALYPHMSVAENMGFALKIAGVSKDDIKRRVGEAAKLLDLVEYLDRKPKALSGGQRQRVAMGRAIVREPQVFLMDEPLSNLDAKLRVQTRTQIASLQRRLGVTTVYVTHDQTEAMTMGDRVAVLKDGILQQVGTPTDLYNTPANVFVAGFIGSPAMNLIEAPLVEGGVQMPRYVEPLEREVMAKAAAQGLKTVTLGFRPEDLRTTEDGSGAPVEVVLVEVLGADAYVYGQIDLLERGKQEVIVRTDGRKPPAKGDTIHVRVAENHAHVFSTADGLALN
- a CDS encoding LacI family DNA-binding transcriptional regulator translates to MHVRLADIAAHAGVSEATVSRVLNEKPGVTADKRQLVLTALDVLGYERPSRLRRRSAGLVGLIVPELTNPIFPAFAQVIEAELAQRGYTPVLCTEAPGGATEDDFIEQLLERGVSGMVFVSGLHADTAADHQRYRRLIERRLPVVFINGHVPDLEAPFISDDDVAAMELAVGHLVSLGHRAIGLAVGPDRFVPVIRKVDGFRAAMQARLSLSEPEIDCLIEHSMFSVEGGQAAAARLLDGGATAIVCGSDMMALGAVRAARQRGLDVPDDVSVVGYDDSPLIAFTDPPLTTVRQSVPAMGSAAVRALLDEIGHLPTPHAEYVFRPELIVRGSTGAAPDQKLTMVGDRTVTGRA
- a CDS encoding extracellular solute-binding protein, which gives rise to MGRRGAEPGGRLRAVALAGIAAVLTAACSATSAGPGPSAATASPAAQQLVVWDAPDSHATEAAMRTLLDHFEVEHPQITVRYEPMDAQVLRGRFDTAAKSASGVPDVLRLPTEWTSDFAGKGYLLALDGLLPADVQDDIVPAAQAAATFDGRLYSAPQTTDTLALVVDKTLLAGAKLPVPRTWADVVAAAGPLTAYGIRAFDTSFDGYHLLPFIYSAGGQLLNPSTKQVLISQPAAVAGLTLRVGIPAPPASQMDAQVTQVDPFRATAVRSAFSDGVLAMTVDSLSALPLLTRGRPADSVVAVPLPPGSTGQSVAPVGGDAVAVYAGTTAPSAASLLTAYLTSAAAQAALTSQAGLLPSLSSVLAQPLVTADPFLSVYAKILLTAQALPPVQGAANLLYPLGDALKACLVNGTDPQAALNDTAVKFASSLTYTIAPAP